The genomic stretch AGGCGTGAAGCTTCTCGAAAAGCGGGAGCGCCCGGGAGTCGAGACCGTTCTCTTCGAGGAGCTTGGCGTAGTTGGTCAAGGTCGTGTCGTTGTCCGGCTGGATCTCGAGCGCCTTTTCGTATTTCTCCGCCGCCTTTTCCACGTCCCCCATGCCGGCGTAGAGGTCGGCCGTGAAGATATAGGTCCCCACGTGTTCCGGCCTCAGATAGAGGGCATTCTCGAACTTCTCCGCCGCCGCCTCGTACTGTCCCCCCTTCGCCAGGTCCTGTCCGCGGGCGGCGAGGTCGACCCAGAAATCTTGGACTTTTGTGTCCACCTGGTCGGCGAACTGGTCCGAGATCTCCTTGGACTTGGTGAAGGCGCCGCTCGCCTTGGCGAAATCTCCCGTCTCACCGTAAGCCCAGCCGAGGTAGTACCAGGCCTCGGCGTTTTGGGGCTGCGCGCTCGTCGCCATCTCCAACTCGACGATCGCTTTGTCCCACACTTCTTGTTTGATGTAGTTCTTGCCGCCGACGAAGTGCGGGTTGGCCATGCAGGCCAGGGAAACGACTATCATCGATAAAAGGAACACCAGAATCGGGAGACGACCGAACTGACGCATGATTACTCCTTACCCGAGTACCTGTGTGGGAAACGGTCTCGCGAACTCGAGACGGTTGGCATCATCGAAGTCTCACAAACCGTACGTGTCCTCCCGGGAAAGTGTCAAGGAAAATCGCCCCTTTTTGTACTCCTAAAGCCTTGCAACCGGTTCCACCGAAAGAAGGTAGAGGGAGGCGGGTCGGCGGGAAAATCCAGGAGCGCCGAAGCGCGAAGGGGGGGAGTATCCGGACCGTGCTCCGAAGGGAGGGCCGGGGGTGGAAGGAAAGGCACCCTCACCTTAACCCTCCCCCGCCATCCCCTCCGCCTCCTCT from Candidatus Eisenbacteria bacterium encodes the following:
- a CDS encoding tetratricopeptide repeat protein — its product is MRQFGRLPILVFLLSMIVVSLACMANPHFVGGKNYIKQEVWDKAIVELEMATSAQPQNAEAWYYLGWAYGETGDFAKASGAFTKSKEISDQFADQVDTKVQDFWVDLAARGQDLAKGGQYEAAAEKFENALYLRPEHVGTYIFTADLYAGMGDVEKAAEKYEKALEIQPDNDTTLTNYAKLLEENGLDSRALPLFEKLHASRPDDANLAHHLADLYGRTGQEEKEIDLYRELGDPTPLMGRAYDAFAAERYEEAYDQYHKAMEVAPPGSDSYFDAAYNAMVSAYRAKRYEDAIALGEKLTQEKPEESQYWRLLGNSYSRVKRTADSLNALKKAQDLETGK